From a single Kwoniella shandongensis chromosome 9, complete sequence genomic region:
- a CDS encoding ATP-dependent RNA helicase ded1, giving the protein MTTGPISNGPVHDSGVTSLESKFNSIKLNPDRPAYVPPHLRNRPGPPAGGPGPTFAAPPPAHAGYQQSPTGLPTPATTPPAARAAYVPPARGAFGAAPTAAEDGGWGGAPRRAPEPRGFGGAGGPPGYGSWKNGQHILGARNQRLEKELYGEDGDGSQQTTGINFDKYADIPVEATGTGVPEPVTEFTNPPINPVLLENIVYARYTTPTPVQKYSIPIVAGGRDLMACAQTGSGKTGGFLFPILSALYTYGPVAPPLEQNSYGSYNSRRKAYPTALILAPTRELVSQIHEEARKFAYRSWVRPAVVYGGADIGSQIRALDRGCDLLSATPGRLVDLIERGRISLANVKYLVLDEADRMLDMGFEPQIRRIVEGEDMPGVHDRQTLMFSATFPKEIQMLARSFLKDYIFLSVGRVGSTSENITQRIEYVDDHDKRSLLLDLLLAEQSGGLVLVFVETKRMADSLCDFLCAQRHNATSIHGDRTQREREAALHAFKTGRAPILVATAVAARGLDIPHVTHVILYDLPTDVAEYTHRIGRTGRAGNTGTSTAFFNRNNLNIARDLLDLLKDAHQDVPQWLVDISTERSFGGGYGSKSGRGRGGGGGGRSGGRDARVGGGGFSRGGGGGFGGGGYGGGFGGGGGGGFPPPAASSGASWW; this is encoded by the exons ATGACTACTGGCCCTATCAGCAATGGTCCCGTCCACGACAGCGGCGTGACCAGTCTCGAATCCAAGTTCA ACtccatcaagctcaaccCCGACCGACCCGCTTACGTCCCTCCTCACCTTCGTAACCGACCTGGTCCTCCCGCTGGCGGACCTGGACCCACCTTTGCCGCTCCCCCTCCCGCTCACGCTGGCTACCAGCAGTCACCCACCGGTCTCCCTACCCCTGCCACTACCCCTCCTGCCGCCCGTGCCGCTTACGTTCCCCCTGCTCGAGGTGCCTTCGGTGCCGCTCCCACCGCTGCTGAAGATGGCGGATGGGGCGGTGCTCCCAGACGTGCTCCCGAGCCTCGAGGCTTCGGCGGTGCTGGTGGACCCCCCGGCTACGGCAGCTGGAAGAACGGTCAGCACATCCTCGGTGCCAGAAACCagaggttggagaaggagctttacggcgaggatggtgacGGTAGTCAACAG ACCACCGGTATCAACTTCGACAAGTACGCCGATATCCCCGTCGAGGCGACCGGTACTGGCGTTCCCGAGCCTGTGACCGAGTTCACCAACCCCCCCATCAACCCAGTCCTTCTCGAGAACATCGTCTACGCTCGATACACAACCCCCACTCCCGTCCAGAAGTACTCCATCCCTATCGTCGCTGGCGGCCGAGACCTCATGGCTTGTGCCCAGACTGGTTCCGGTAAAACTGGTGgtttcctcttccccatccttTCCGCCCTCTATACCTACGGACCCgtcgctcctcctctcgagcAGAACTCTTACGGTAGCTACAACAGCCGAAGAAAGGCTTACCCTACCGCCCTCATTCTTGCCCCTACCCGAGAGCTTGTCTCTCAGATCCACGAGGAAGCTCGAAAGTTCGCCTACCGATCTTGGGTTCGACCTGCCGTCGTTTACGGTGGTGCCGACATCGGTTCGCAGATCCGAGCTCTCGACCGAGGTTGcgatctcctctccgccACTCCCGGTCGTCTTGTCGACTTGATTGAGCGAGGCAGGATCAGTCTTGCCAACGTCAAGTACCTTGTTCTTGACGAGGCCGACCGAATGCTCGATATGGGTTTCGAGCCCCAGATCAGAAGGATCGTCGAGGGTGAGGACATGCCCGGTGTGCACGACCGACAAACCCTCATGTTCTCCGCCACCTTCCCCAAGGAGATCCAGATGCTTGCCAGGTCTTTCCTCAAGGACTACATCTTCTTGTCCGTCGGTCGAGTTGGTTCCACCTCCGAAAACATCACTCAGCGAATTGAGTACGTCGACGACCACGACAAGcgatctcttctcctcgacttgTTGCTCGCTGAGCAATCCGGTGGTTTAGTACTTGTCTTCGTCGAGACCAAGCGAATGGCCGACTCACTCTGCGACTTCCTTTGTGCCCAACGACACAACGCCACCTCTATCCACGGTGACCGAACTCAACGAGAACGTGAGGCTGCTCTCCACGCTTTCAAGACCGGTCGAGCTCCCATCCTCGTTGCCACTGCCGTCGCCGCTCGTGGTCTCGATATCCCCCACGTCACCCACGTCATCCTTTACGACTTGCCTACCGATGTCGCCGAGTACACTCACCGAATCGGTCGTACCGGTCGAGCCGGTAACACCGGTACTTCCaccgccttcttcaacaggAACAACCTCAACATCGCTCGAGActtgctcgacctcctcaaGGATGCTCACCAAGACGTTCCCCAGTGGCTCGTCGACATCAGCACTGAGCGATCGTTCGGTGGTGGTTACGGCTCCAAGTccggtcgaggacgaggtggtggtggcggtggccGATCTGGTGGCCGAGACGCTCGAGTTGGCGGCGGTGGTTTCtctcgaggtggtggtggcggttTCGGCGGTGGTGGTTACGGCGGTGGTTtcggtggcggcggcggtggtggtttccctcctcctgctgcttcCTCCGGTGCGAGCTGGTGGTAA